The sequence TGGCATCAGGCGCGCGGATCCGGCAGCACGCCCTCGGGCGGATCCGCGACGATCCGGCCCGACGCGAGATCGACAGTGGGGACGGCCCGCTTGGTGAAGGGCAGGAAGGTGGTTGCCGAATTGCCGGCCAGCTGCAGCTCGAGCAGGTCGTCCGCACCGTGGTTCTGCACCGTCTTGACCCGACCCAGCAAAACCCCGCCGGTATCGTAGACCTCCAACCCGATCAGGTCGGCATGATAGAATTCGTCATCCGGAAGGCCGGGAAGCTGCGACCGTTCCGCATAGAGAGCGGTGCCGCGCAGGGCATCGGCGTCTTCCTTGGTCGCCACTTCGGGTATGCGCGCGGCAAAGCCGTTCTTGATCGGCCGCAGGATCGCCAGGGCAAAGCGGCGGCTGCCGTCCTCGGACCAGAGGGGGCTGTAGGATTCGATGTCCTCGGGGACCGCGCAGTAGCTCTTGACGCGAAGCTCGCCGCGTACCCCGTAAGCGCCGGCGATGGCGCCGACGCAAATCAGGTCGGTCATTGCAGCAGCTCCGAATTGACGCAGATCGTTCCCGTCCATCCGCCTTCTCCGGCGG is a genomic window of Sulfitobacter alexandrii containing:
- the rimM gene encoding ribosome maturation factor RimM (Essential for efficient processing of 16S rRNA), with amino-acid sequence MTDLICVGAIAGAYGVRGELRVKSYCAVPEDIESYSPLWSEDGSRRFALAILRPIKNGFAARIPEVATKEDADALRGTALYAERSQLPGLPDDEFYHADLIGLEVYDTGGVLLGRVKTVQNHGADDLLELQLAGNSATTFLPFTKRAVPTVDLASGRIVADPPEGVLPDPRA